One window of Deltaproteobacteria bacterium genomic DNA carries:
- a CDS encoding xanthine dehydrogenase family protein molybdopterin-binding subunit — MESKSQNLKSKIDSASPRIDMRDKVTGVAQYVEDLPDLPNTAYGAALMSPYSHARIRRVDASEALKMPGVLAVVDREHLDGVSPRLKLAPHEHLKGIDDQDFVATSKVRYDGDLVAVVVAEDMRTAKKALEKVQVDYEPLPPVFNAIEALDPGAAILHEERGTNLLAEDSLIWGDVDEGMRQADRIFEESYSSPSMFHHPMEPVGGFLCQYLNGEANVWIPTSSPTRDAQEFAHFLGIESDKVRVRVPFVGGGFGSKIPTPAHFAALFLSRKIGRPVRLIPSAEESFRQNSRHAEFVKLKIGVKADGTLTALDVELVVDTGAYTTGGLTAVHNSVISAWGCYRLPHLRIRGKGVYTNKVPAGHTRATGKIQTTWAIECAMDSVARQLGIDPYEFRKKNVLLRGDFVCAGTPKMDTDYLDLMQEAIDGIGWDGKSSVEPAKNWATGSRWVRGRGMALSLRHGSQGGGRAYALVTMDARGVVTVQHNAPEIGQGTHNLFSVVAAQTLGISQSQVRVKTPDTAVSLPFAGVSAQRTTMQMGNAVHNASKTLKADLLSLASQVKGGKPEEWQIIDGRLCWGETSFSINEIIRVVGNSVVLKAVGYHSVPPMVKDSAFTGMDHWAPSGAAVEIEVNRDTGELRVLGYAVIADAGKAIHYPSAKSQVDGGAVMGFGHALFEETIYQDGQFQNGDPFQYRLPVLKDLPETFYSSMLEKGDGPGPFGSKGMAQTSIVTVGPAIGNAVYDTLGVRVRSLPITPEKILKAMGKI, encoded by the coding sequence ATGGAATCCAAAAGCCAAAATCTAAAGTCCAAAATCGATTCTGCGTCCCCCCGCATCGACATGCGCGACAAGGTCACCGGGGTGGCACAGTACGTTGAAGACTTGCCGGACTTGCCGAACACCGCCTACGGCGCGGCGTTGATGAGCCCCTACTCGCACGCGCGCATTCGCCGCGTCGATGCTTCCGAGGCGCTGAAGATGCCAGGCGTGCTGGCGGTCGTCGATCGGGAACACCTCGACGGCGTGAGCCCACGCTTGAAGCTCGCGCCGCACGAACACTTGAAGGGCATCGACGATCAGGACTTTGTCGCGACGAGCAAAGTCCGCTACGACGGCGACCTGGTTGCCGTCGTTGTTGCCGAAGACATGCGCACGGCGAAAAAAGCTTTGGAGAAAGTTCAGGTTGACTATGAGCCGCTGCCGCCGGTGTTCAATGCGATTGAAGCGCTCGATCCGGGAGCGGCAATCCTGCACGAAGAGCGCGGCACCAATCTGCTTGCCGAGGACAGTTTGATCTGGGGCGATGTCGACGAAGGGATGCGCCAAGCGGATCGCATTTTCGAAGAAAGTTACTCATCGCCGTCGATGTTCCACCATCCGATGGAGCCGGTGGGCGGCTTTCTCTGCCAATACTTGAACGGCGAAGCTAACGTCTGGATTCCCACCAGCTCGCCGACGCGCGACGCGCAGGAGTTCGCCCATTTTCTCGGCATCGAATCGGACAAAGTTCGCGTCCGCGTGCCCTTTGTCGGCGGCGGCTTTGGCTCGAAGATTCCGACGCCGGCCCATTTCGCGGCGCTGTTTCTATCGCGCAAGATCGGCCGGCCGGTGCGCTTGATTCCATCGGCCGAAGAAAGCTTTCGCCAGAACTCGCGCCATGCGGAATTCGTCAAGCTCAAGATTGGCGTGAAGGCCGACGGGACGCTGACCGCGCTGGACGTCGAACTGGTTGTCGATACCGGTGCCTACACCACGGGCGGACTGACCGCGGTGCATAATTCCGTGATTTCGGCCTGGGGCTGTTATCGCCTGCCGCACCTGCGCATTCGCGGCAAGGGCGTCTACACCAACAAAGTACCGGCGGGCCACACGCGCGCCACCGGAAAAATTCAAACCACTTGGGCCATCGAGTGCGCCATGGACAGCGTGGCGCGCCAGTTGGGCATCGACCCCTATGAGTTCCGCAAGAAAAACGTGCTGCTGCGCGGCGACTTCGTCTGTGCCGGCACACCGAAGATGGACACCGATTATCTTGACCTCATGCAAGAGGCCATCGACGGCATCGGCTGGGACGGTAAATCGAGTGTCGAACCGGCAAAGAATTGGGCCACTGGTTCGCGCTGGGTGCGCGGCCGCGGCATGGCGCTGAGCCTGCGCCACGGCTCACAGGGCGGCGGGCGCGCCTATGCGCTCGTGACGATGGACGCGCGCGGTGTCGTCACCGTGCAGCACAACGCGCCGGAGATTGGCCAGGGCACGCATAATCTTTTTAGCGTGGTGGCGGCGCAGACCCTCGGCATTTCCCAGTCACAAGTGCGGGTGAAAACCCCCGACACCGCAGTGAGCTTGCCGTTTGCTGGCGTCAGCGCCCAGCGCACGACGATGCAGATGGGCAACGCGGTCCATAATGCAAGTAAAACTTTAAAGGCCGATCTGCTCTCGCTCGCGTCGCAAGTGAAAGGCGGCAAGCCGGAAGAATGGCAGATCATCGACGGCCGGCTTTGCTGGGGCGAGACCAGTTTTTCGATCAACGAAATCATCCGCGTCGTCGGCAACAGCGTGGTGCTCAAAGCGGTGGGCTATCACAGTGTGCCACCGATGGTGAAAGACTCGGCATTTACCGGCATGGACCACTGGGCACCGAGCGGCGCCGCGGTGGAGATCGAAGTGAATCGCGACACCGGCGAACTGCGGGTGCTGGGCTACGCCGTGATCGCCGACGCCGGCAAAGCGATCCACTATCCGTCGGCGAAATCGCAGGTAGACGGCGGCGCCGTGATGGGCTTCGGCCACGCGCTGTTCGAAGAGACGATTTATCAGGACGGGCAGTTTCAAAATGGCGACCCGTTTCAATATCGCTTGCCGGTGCTGAAGGACTTGCCGGAGACTTTTTACTCATCAATGTTGGAAAAGGGCGACGGTCCGGGGCCGTTCGGATCGAAAGGCATGGCACAGACGTCGATCGTGACGGTGGGGCCAGCGATTGGCAACGCGGTTTATGATACGCTGGGTGTGCGGGTAAGATCGCTGCCGATTACGCCGGAGAAAATTCTAAAAGCGATGGGAAAAATTTAG
- a CDS encoding xanthine dehydrogenase family protein molybdopterin-binding subunit, producing MAAVGVSVRRIDGEDKVSGHAIYAGDLRLPGMAIAKVLRSPVPHARIRRIDTSKAAAIPGVLAILTRDNINVASNSFGAYVRDQQILATDKVRYVGDMVAAVAAVDTHTAQEAVGLIEVDYDELPAVLNIDEALKAGAPLVHENLDRRDPGYGRYGSHVVHHDTNICLHFRHERGDVGDGFKNSDQIFEDTFYFPSAQHYPMEPHVCVAQFEGDVMTVWSATQSPFPVRQELARVFGLPFSAVRVIVPSVGGGYGAKSGIKTEGIAGCLSKMTGRPVKLAFGSEETFKTICQPRAKMTLKTGVKKDGTFVARHCEVYLDGGAYANSGPSVTEKAGYRAHGPYRLPHVLTNAYSVYTNTVPAGAFRGFGGPQVAYAYETHIDMIAHRMALDPFEIRMKNLLDRGESFSPGDTPIDCDLKAGLRSVAQAIGWDAKPDAHQDSGPKRRGIGIATAMKDGGGTNKPANATVKIFFDGSALLSTGSVEVGQGMRTAFMQVVAEELSMPTDQVRVAVLDTHYTPFDKGTNASSATSIMGQAVLKAARDARRQLIEAAAAVLKAPVDKVKLENGMANHGEQKLSYRDVMQRHFRESEGEIWGRGYFKIEKDNNVPLGFPSPFWEIGFGAAEVEVDTETGEVKLLRYVSLTDAGKMIHPLQCHGQDEGAAVFGLGQALFEDLAYDKGQLLNGTLIDYRLPRFTDLPSAFSTHIMEGGGGPGPYGAKGMGEGGILPVAPAVGNAVFAATGARIQAVPLVPELVQKKIGSGKG from the coding sequence ATGGCAGCCGTAGGCGTCAGCGTTCGCCGCATCGACGGCGAGGACAAAGTTTCAGGCCACGCCATCTACGCCGGCGATCTCCGCTTGCCGGGCATGGCCATTGCCAAAGTTTTACGCAGCCCGGTGCCGCATGCGCGGATTCGCCGCATCGACACGAGCAAGGCGGCGGCGATTCCCGGCGTTTTGGCGATCCTCACACGGGATAACATCAACGTCGCGTCCAACTCCTTTGGCGCCTACGTGCGCGATCAGCAGATCCTCGCCACCGACAAAGTGCGCTACGTCGGCGACATGGTCGCCGCGGTCGCGGCGGTGGACACGCACACCGCGCAGGAAGCGGTAGGGCTCATCGAGGTCGATTACGATGAGCTGCCCGCGGTCTTGAACATCGATGAGGCGCTCAAGGCCGGCGCACCGCTGGTGCACGAAAACCTTGACCGCCGCGATCCGGGCTACGGCCGCTATGGCTCGCATGTCGTCCATCACGATACCAACATCTGTCTGCACTTCCGCCACGAGCGCGGCGACGTCGGCGATGGTTTCAAGAATTCAGATCAAATATTCGAAGACACTTTCTATTTTCCCAGCGCGCAGCACTATCCGATGGAGCCCCATGTCTGCGTCGCGCAGTTCGAAGGCGATGTGATGACGGTTTGGTCGGCGACGCAGAGCCCATTCCCTGTGCGCCAAGAGTTAGCTCGCGTTTTTGGCCTGCCGTTCAGCGCCGTGCGTGTCATCGTCCCCAGCGTCGGCGGCGGCTACGGTGCCAAGAGTGGCATCAAGACCGAGGGCATCGCCGGCTGCTTATCAAAAATGACCGGCCGTCCGGTGAAGCTCGCCTTCGGCTCAGAAGAAACCTTCAAGACGATCTGCCAGCCGCGAGCCAAGATGACTTTGAAAACTGGCGTGAAAAAAGACGGCACGTTCGTGGCGCGCCACTGCGAGGTTTATCTCGACGGCGGCGCCTACGCCAACTCGGGCCCATCGGTGACGGAAAAAGCCGGCTACCGCGCCCACGGCCCGTACCGTTTGCCACACGTGCTCACCAACGCCTACTCGGTTTATACCAACACGGTGCCGGCCGGCGCCTTTCGCGGTTTCGGCGGGCCACAGGTGGCTTACGCCTACGAGACTCACATCGACATGATCGCCCATCGCATGGCGCTCGATCCCTTCGAAATTAGAATGAAAAATCTGCTCGACCGCGGTGAGAGTTTTTCACCCGGTGACACGCCCATCGATTGCGATCTCAAAGCAGGACTCCGCAGCGTCGCCCAGGCGATCGGTTGGGACGCGAAGCCCGACGCACATCAAGACTCTGGTCCCAAGCGGCGCGGCATCGGCATCGCCACGGCGATGAAAGACGGAGGTGGCACCAACAAGCCGGCCAACGCGACGGTGAAAATTTTCTTCGATGGCAGCGCGCTCTTGTCGACGGGCTCCGTGGAAGTCGGGCAAGGCATGCGCACGGCGTTTATGCAGGTGGTCGCCGAAGAGTTGTCGATGCCAACGGATCAAGTGCGGGTCGCTGTGCTCGACACTCACTACACACCTTTCGATAAAGGCACCAACGCCAGCAGCGCCACGTCGATCATGGGCCAGGCGGTGCTCAAGGCAGCGCGCGACGCGCGCCGGCAGTTGATCGAAGCGGCCGCAGCCGTTTTGAAGGCACCCGTAGATAAAGTGAAACTTGAGAATGGTATGGCGAACCATGGCGAGCAAAAGCTGAGCTACCGTGACGTGATGCAACGTCATTTCAGAGAATCGGAAGGGGAGATCTGGGGCCGCGGCTATTTCAAGATTGAGAAAGACAACAACGTGCCGCTCGGTTTCCCGTCGCCGTTTTGGGAGATCGGCTTTGGCGCCGCGGAAGTGGAAGTCGACACCGAAACCGGCGAAGTGAAGTTGCTGCGCTATGTCTCGCTTACCGACGCCGGCAAGATGATCCATCCGCTGCAATGCCACGGTCAAGACGAAGGCGCGGCGGTGTTCGGTCTGGGCCAAGCTCTGTTTGAAGACTTGGCGTATGACAAAGGTCAGCTCTTGAACGGCACGTTGATCGACTATCGGCTGCCGCGCTTCACCGATTTGCCGTCGGCGTTTTCCACCCACATCATGGAAGGCGGCGGCGGCCCGGGGCCCTACGGTGCGAAGGGAATGGGCGAGGGCGGAATTCTCCCCGTAGCGCCGGCGGTGGGGAACGCGGTGTTTGCTGCGACGGGAGCGCGGATCCAGGCGGTGCCGTTGGTGCCGGAGCTGGTACAAAAGAAGATCGGAAGTGGCAAGGGGTAA
- a CDS encoding xanthine dehydrogenase family protein subunit M has product MLQRLQLIQPTTIAEASAALADLGEGAKIYAGGAELLLLLRNGLLETETLVDVKKIDRLHRITMDTNAIRVGACVSHQELASHPLIRQHAPALAYAESHLANVRVRNQGTLGGNLAFNDPHSDPGTVLLVHDAAVVLGSSQGERKLPLADFFVDMYATALQPSELLVEVEVPFLPSGMKSGYQRLHRYQRPTLGVAAAVRMNSGAVEEARLAVGCVGPKSLRLTDLEAKIKGATIDGAKSIISEEKSKLRELIRPVDDLLGSADYKLYMTTVMLGDVLGEAVEKALS; this is encoded by the coding sequence ATGTTACAGCGACTACAGCTAATCCAACCAACGACCATCGCCGAAGCGTCCGCCGCGCTCGCCGATCTCGGCGAGGGCGCCAAGATCTACGCGGGCGGTGCGGAGCTGCTGCTCCTTTTACGCAACGGCTTGCTTGAAACAGAAACCCTAGTCGACGTCAAAAAGATCGATCGCCTGCACCGAATCACTATGGACACCAACGCGATCCGGGTTGGCGCCTGCGTCAGCCATCAGGAATTGGCGAGCCATCCCTTGATTCGCCAGCATGCACCGGCGCTCGCCTACGCGGAATCGCATCTCGCCAACGTGCGTGTGCGCAACCAGGGCACGCTTGGCGGCAACCTCGCGTTCAACGATCCCCATTCCGATCCGGGAACGGTTTTGTTAGTGCATGACGCTGCGGTTGTGCTTGGAAGTAGCCAAGGTGAGCGCAAACTGCCGCTCGCCGATTTTTTCGTCGACATGTATGCGACCGCTTTGCAGCCAAGCGAACTTCTAGTAGAGGTCGAGGTTCCATTCTTGCCCAGCGGGATGAAGAGCGGCTATCAGCGCCTGCACCGCTATCAACGGCCGACGCTGGGTGTGGCGGCGGCGGTGCGAATGAACAGCGGCGCCGTTGAAGAGGCGCGCCTTGCTGTCGGCTGCGTCGGGCCCAAATCGCTGCGATTGACGGATCTGGAAGCGAAGATAAAAGGTGCGACGATCGATGGTGCGAAGAGCATAATCTCGGAGGAAAAAAGCAAACTACGTGAACTGATCCGCCCGGTAGATGACTTGTTGGGCAGCGCGGATTATAAGCTCTACATGACGACGGTGATGCTAGGGGATGTATTAGGGGAGGCGGTGGAAAAAGCATTGAGCTGA